CATATAACTCAACGCCTAGCGGAGGTGGGGGTTCATATCTTTGCTAGCCAGGACTCTAAGAATTTGGATTGGTTCCGACCAGTGGAGCTAGCTCAGTCAAGGCAGCCTGTTGAGGGCACTAAAGCGACAGGATCGACCGTTGCTCTAGAGGTACGGCCTGACGTTATGTCTGAGGGGGTGTCTCGGCTATCACCTGCGGTTAATCGCAGTGCTCCGCAAATTATCTGCTCGACTGCTATTAGTCATACCAACGCTGAATACCAAGCCGCTCGCAGCTTGGGGTATCCTATTTTTCATCGATCGGACGTGTTGGCAGCACTAATTCAGCGCTATCGCAGTGTTGCTGTGGCGGGAACTCACGGCAAAACCACTACTAGCAGCATGATTGGCTATATGATGCTAAAGGCAGGTCTGGATCCAACGATTGTAGTGGGTGGTGAGGTAGAAGCATGGCAAGGCAATGCTAGGGTCGGGCATAGTGATTATCTTGTAGCTGAAGCTGATGAATCGGATGGCTCCCTAGTGAAACATGCTGCCTACATTGGTGTAATTACCAACATTGAGCTGGATCATCCTGATTACTACAGCAGCTTAGATGAAGTGGTTGCTGTGTTTAAGACCTTTGCCCAGCAGTGCCAAATAGTTGTTGGTAGCATTGATTGCCCCACAGTGCGGGATCAAGTGCGGCCCAATATTTCCTACAGCCTATATGCAGATGTAGGTGCTGATTATTACGTAGATCAGGTTACCTACTATGGCGATCGCACGGAAGCTAGGGTTTGGGAGCGTGGCAGCCTCCTAGGAACCTTAGAGCTACAGGTGTTGGGTAAGCACAACTTGAGTAATGCCTTGGCAACAATCGCCGTAGGCCGACAACTGAACCTAGAGTTTGGGACGATCGCAGAAGCACTAGCTAGCTTTACTGGGGCACGACGGCGGTTTGAGCACCGTGGCTATGCCATGGGCATCACCTTTGTAGATGACTA
This genomic stretch from Cyanobacteriota bacterium harbors:
- the murC gene encoding UDP-N-acetylmuramate--L-alanine ligase, which translates into the protein MPTAIDIDGKPFHFIGIGGIGMSALAYVLAKRHLPVSGSDTRLNHITQRLAEVGVHIFASQDSKNLDWFRPVELAQSRQPVEGTKATGSTVALEVRPDVMSEGVSRLSPAVNRSAPQIICSTAISHTNAEYQAARSLGYPIFHRSDVLAALIQRYRSVAVAGTHGKTTTSSMIGYMMLKAGLDPTIVVGGEVEAWQGNARVGHSDYLVAEADESDGSLVKHAAYIGVITNIELDHPDYYSSLDEVVAVFKTFAQQCQIVVGSIDCPTVRDQVRPNISYSLYADVGADYYVDQVTYYGDRTEARVWERGSLLGTLELQVLGKHNLSNALATIAVGRQLNLEFGTIAEALASFTGARRRFEHRGYAMGITFVDDYAHHPSEIKVTLAAAQLALSQNRQRGQMSSRLVAIFQPHRYSRTQALFDEFATAFGDADVVVVTDIYSAGEPNPHNLSGRQLADAIAQHHPNVHYVQSVISLPDMLPGLLQPGDMALFLGAGNVNQAIPKLLEFYQENQAVALNCA